The genome window ATTCCAGTCCTGATAGCTTCTACTGGATCTAGCTTAGAAGCTGTAATCGCTGGGATAATCCCGGACACAACTCCTACAATAATTGATAGTCCCGAACCTATCAGTATGTTCCAGAAGCTTAGGATGAATTCAAAATCTAATGCCTTGGTAAGAACTATAGATACAATCCAGACCATGAAAAGACCTATTAATCCGCCAATTACGCAAAGAATGATAGCTTCGAATAAAAACTGGAATAAAATAAATCGGTTCTTAGCGCCTAATGATTTCTGGATTCCTATTAAATTGGTGCGTTCTTTTACAGAAACAAACATAATATTGGCAACGCCAAAACCGCCTACTAAGAAAGAAAAGAAACTTATAAAAATTCCTCCTATACGGAGTGAGCCTAAAATCTCATCTATAAAATCTAAAAAACCAGCAAAAACATTAATGAAAAAATTATCAATTTCTCCCGCTTTCAATCCTCTGAAATTTCGAAGTTTTTGAGAAATTTCACCTTTGTATTCTTCTATGTCCACTCCTTTTTCTGGTTTGAATATGATCACATTCGTTAAATTAGGATTGTTGTCGCCATACAGTTTTCGGACAAAATTAACAGGGATGTAAGCTGCGGAGTCATT of Flavobacterium marginilacus contains these proteins:
- a CDS encoding ABC transporter permease produces the protein MLVYLRLLKESFGFAMNALRSNKLRTFLSLLGVTIGIFSIIAVLAAVDSLDKKISKDLSSMDKNTIYLLKFPFGPSDIPQWKREQFPNVKYSEYIYLKDAMTHTDELGYRIFTRSESIKYGSNIVSAVQILPVSHEFIDIEGLKFEEGRFYNESEANSGAAVIVLGDDIAKSLFEDTEAIGKNVRLYGQRFTVIGVLKKEGSTFGGSNDSAAYIPVNFVRKLYGDNNPNLTNVIIFKPEKGVDIEEYKGEISQKLRNFRGLKAGEIDNFFINVFAGFLDFIDEILGSLRIGGIFISFFSFLVGGFGVANIMFVSVKERTNLIGIQKSLGAKNRFILFQFLFEAIILCVIGGLIGLFMVWIVSIVLTKALDFEFILSFWNILIGSGLSIIVGVVSGIIPAITASKLDPVEAIRTGM